ACGCGGCCGAAAGCGCAGCCAAACCAGCCGCTGAAAGCGCTACAATTGCAGGCCAAACAACTCAGCGCGCTCCTGCAGCTGCAGATCCATCATGACGCTTAAAAAAACTGCTCTGAAAACTTATTTTTTAACCGGGTTACTGGTTTTAGTTCCGCTCGCCATTACTTTATGGCTGCTGGGTTTAGTAATTGGCACCTTAGATCAGACGCTGACTTTACTGCCTGAAGCCTGGCGGCCTGAGCGTTTGCTGGGGTTTTATCTGCCTGGGATAGGAGCGGTTTTGACGCTCGGCTTTATTTTGCTTGTGGGCGTATTCACGCAAAATTTTATTGGTCAGACTTTAGTTCTCTGGTGGGAAGGGTTGCTGCGCCATATCCCGGTGGTGGGGCCGCTCTATGCGAGTGTTAAGCAGGTCTCTGATACGCTTCTGTCCAGCAATGGCAACGCATTTCGTAAAACGTTGTTGATCGAATATCCGCGTAAAGGGATGTTTACCATCGCTTTTCTGACGGGCGTCCCAGGCGGTGATATTGTTAATCATCTTAAGGGTGAATACGCAAGTGTATATGTGCCGACTACGCCTAATCCGACTTCTGGCTTTTTTCTTATAGTACCGCGCGCGGATGTGATTGAACTTGATATGACGGTTGACGCAGCATTGAAATACATCGTCTCAATGGGCGTCGTGGCACCCTCGGCGCCGCCACTGCGCCCGCAGATTAAGCCAACGCTATAGAGCCGATCGTCTTTGAGTGTACGCTAAGCATTTCAAAGATTGATATAAATCTAAATCTTTTCGAGGCGGCAGAGAGGGGTTAGATGATTTGGTCTAACCGATTTTTTGTTTACGTTTTTTTATTTTTAATATTTCCTGTTGATGAGAACTGAATATTGCGGTTTGATAACCGAGGCTTGGTTGGGTAAAACCGTTTCACTTTGTGGCTGGGTGCAGCGTCGGCGCGATCATGGTGGGGTGATTTTTATCGATTTACGTGATCGGGAAGGTCTCGTGCAAGTGGTTTGCGATCCCGATCGTCAGGCGATGTTTGAAATCGCTGAGAGCATTCGGAACGAATACTGTGTGCAGGTGCATGGCGTAGTGCGGGCACGGCCCGAAGGAGCCGAAAATGAGGCCCTTATCAGTGGCAAAATCGAAGTGGTTTGTGAGCAATTGACGGTGCTCAATGCTTCGGTCACACCGCCTTTTCAGCTCGATGACGATACGCTCTCGGAAACCACTCGTCTGACCCATCGCGTGCTAGATTTGCGACGCCCGCAGATGCAACATAACTTAAAGTTGCGCTATCGCGTCGCCATGGAAGTGCGCCGCTACCTTGATGAGCAGGGCTTTATCGATATTGAAACGCCAATGTTGACTAAAAGTACGCCTGAAGGGGCGCGGGATTACTTAGTTCCATCGCGGGTGCATCCTAGCCATTTTTTCGCGCTACCTCAATCGCCCCAACTTTTTAAGCAGTTGCTTATGGTGGCCGGCTTTGATCGTTACTATCAGATTGTTAAATGCTTTCGCGATGAAGATTTAAGAGCCGATCGTCAACCCGAATTCACCCAAATTGATTGCGAAACCTCGTTTCTCAGCGAGCAGGAAATTCGTGATTTATTTGAAGCGATGATCCGCAAGGTGTTTCAAAATGCAATTGGGGTTGACCTGGCTCAGCCCTTCCCCGTGATGAGCTACGCTGAAGCCATGCGGCGCTTCGGCTCGGATAAACCTGATTTGCGGGTTAAACTTGAATTTACTGAGTTGACGGATGTAATGCAAGACGTTGACTTTAAAGTTTTCAGTGCCCCTGCCAATGCGCAAGGTGGCCGCGTGGCCGCTCTCTGCGTGCCGCAAGGCGGACAATTATCGCGCGGCGAAATTGATGGTTATACTGAATTTGTGCGCATTTATGGCGCCAAAGGGCTCGCTTGGATTAAAGTCAATGAAGCCGCTAAAGGTCGTGAAGGCTTGCAAAGCCCGATTGTAAAAAATCTCCATGATGCGGCGTTGGCGGAAATTCTCAAACGCACCGGCGCGCAAGACGGCGATTTAATTTTCTTTGGCGCTGATCGTGAAAAAATTGTCAATGATAGTTTGGGCGCGCTGCGCTTAAAAATCGGTCACGCACCGTTTGGCGCCGAGCAAGGTTTCTTTGAGCCTGGCTGGCAACCCTTGTGGGTGGTTGATTTTCCGATGTTCGACTATGACGAAGAGGCCGCGCGCTGGGTGGCTTGCCATCATCCCTTCACGAGTCCCAAAGACGAGCACCTGGATTTATTGGTGACGGATCCTGGTCGTTGTCTTGCGAAAGCTTACGATATGGTGCTGAATGGCTGGGAGCTCGGTGGCGGCTCAGTGCGGATTCATCGCGAAGAAGTTCAGCGCAAAGTTTTTGAGGCCTTGGCAATCGACGCGCATGAGGCGCAACAAAAATTCGGTTTCTTGCTTGAGGCATTGCAATATGGCGCGCCGCCACATGGTGGCATTGCCTTTGGCTTGGACCGGATTGTAACCATGCTGACTGGCTCCGATTCAATTCGAGATGTGATCGCTTTTCCCAAAACGCAACGCGCTCAATGTCTGCTGACACAAGCGCCAAGTGAAGTGGATGAACGTCAATTACGCGAGCTGCATATCCGCTTGCGGGCAACGGAGGCGCTCAAAGCCTAAAGCGAAAAGCGCACGTTCAGGATGGATGCCTATAAGCTACCGGAATCTGCACTGGTGGTTATTCATACCGCTGAGCTTGAAGTACTCCTGATTGAGCGCGTGGATCATCCGGGTTTCTGGCAATCAGTGACGGGCTCTAAAGATGACCCATCCGAAGCCCTGGAGGAAACGGCTCGGCGCGAGGTGCAGGAAGAAACCGGGATTGTGATTGGGAGTGCGCAAGTGCCGCGTGCGGCGCTCAGTGATTGGGATTGGCAGGTGGCCTATGAAATTTACCCGATTTGGCGCCATCGTTATGCGCTAGGAGTGACGCGTAACACCGAGCATTGGTTTGGACTTCTAGTGCCGCGCGAGATTGAAATCACGCTCGCGCCGCGCGAGCATACCGCTTATATTTGGCTGCCGTACGTTGAGGCGGCAGCGCGCTGTTTTTCGCCGTCGAATCGGGCGGCTATTTTGCAGCTACCGGCACGTATGACGCCAAGAATTTCCAGATAACGCTTAAATAACTCAGTACTTCATACAGGAGAAAAAAATGGGACAGTACACCGCACCGTTGCGTGATATGCAGTTTGTTTTACACGAGTTGCTTGATGTGCAAACTGAACTGGCGCATTTGCCGGTACATGCTGGGCTGGATACTGAGACCATCGACCAGGTGCTGGCTGAGGCTGGAAAATTTTGTGAGGAAGTGTTATTTCCGTTAAACCAGAGTGGCGATCAACAAGGATGTAGCTATAGCAATGGCGTTGTCACTACGCCAGTGGGTTTTAAAGCAGCTTACCAAGATTACATCAAAGCGGGTTGGCCGGCGCTGGCTTGTGACCCAGAACAGGGTGGGCAAGGTTTGCCTGTGTTTGTGAATAATGCGCTTTACGAAATGTTGAACTCGGCTAATCAAGCCTGGACAATGTATCCGGGGCTCTCGCATGGCGCTTACGAGTGTTTACATGCGCATGGTACGCCAGAGCACAAAAAAATCTACCTACCTAAACTCGTTGCCGGCGTATGGACCGGTACGATGTGTCTGACGGAGCCGCACTGCGGCACAGATCTTGGCCTGCTACGCACCAAAGCAGAAGTTCAAGACGATGGCTCCTATCGGATCAACGGGACGAAAATTTTTATTTCCAGCGGTGAGCACGATCTTGCTGAAAACATTATTCATTTGGTGTTAGCGCGCTTACCCGGTGCGCCAGCCGGCACTAAAGGCATTTCTCTATTTGTCGTCCCCAAATTTGTGCCGAACGCCGAGGGTGAAATCGGCGAACGTAATGGCGTGAGTTGCGCTTCAATTGAGCATAAAATGGGGATTCATGCGAATGCAACCTGTGTCATCAATCTTGATAACGCGCATGGCTGGTTGGTTGGAGAGCCGCACAAAGGGCTTAATGCGATGTTTGTAATGATGAATGCCGCACGACTTGGCGTGGGTATGCAGGGCCTTGGCTTAACTGAAGTAGCTTATCAAAATTCACTGGCTTATGCGCGGCAGCGTTTGCAAATGCGGGCGTTAAATGGCGCTAAAGCGCCGGATAAAGCGGCTGATCCGATTATCGTTCACCCTGATGTACGTCGTATGCTACTGACGCAAAAAGCCTATGCTGAAGGGGGGCGTGCTTTTGCATATTGGATTGCGCTTTTAATCGATAAAGAGCGTTCGCATCAAGATGAAAAAGTGCGGGCCGAGTGTGCGGAATGGGTGGCATTGCTGACGCCAATCGTTAAGGCGTTTTTAACCGATAATGCTTGCGAAGCGACTAATTTAGGGATGCAGGTATTAGGTGGGCATGGCTACATCAGCGAATGGGGCGTCGAGCAATATGTGCGCGATGCACGGATTGGCACAATTTATGAAGGCACCAATACGATTCAATCGCTTGATTTGTTGGGCCGAAAAGTATTAGGGGATATGGGCGCAAAGCTCAAGAAATTCGGTGCGTTGGTGCGGGATTTTATTGAGCAAGAAGGGGTTAAGCCTGAAATGCAAGAGTTCGTCAATCCATTGGCGGAGCTCGGCGATAAGGTGCAAAAGCTCACGATGGAAATTGGCATGAAGGCAATGGGTGATCGCGATGAAGTAGGTGCTGCCGCCACCCCTTATCTACGTGTCGTAGGCCATTTGATTTTTGCCTACTTTTGGGCGCGTAGTGCGCGGGTTGCGCTGGATAAGCAAGCGACTGGCGATCCGTTCTATCAGGCTAAACTTGTTACGGCGCGTTTTTATTTTGCCAAACTACTGCCAGAAACAGCTTGGCAAATTCGTTCGGCGCGCGCAGGGGCAAAGTCGTTGATGGAGTTAGACGAAGCATTGTTTTAATCTATCTGACTTTTGCCACGGGTACATCCGATAGAGCTGCAAAGCCTTATCGGAGTATTCTGGTATGGGCCGTTTAGTTTGTTAGCGCGTGGATTGCTTGTCGCGAATTGAGGCTAGCGCGCTTTGTTGCGTGCAATCGCCTCAAAAGACCTCATCAGGCGTTTTAGCCATAAAAATACGTTCGCCCCACTGACGTAAAGTATCTACATCCGCTGCGTCTAATTGCTGCTGATATTTTTCAGCTAAAACGCCAAATTTACCTTTTAGAAGGCTTTCCAATAGAGCAAGCAATGCTTGTCGGCCTTTTTCAAGTCCTTCTTTAACCCCTTCTTTAAGTCCTTGCTCCATACCGATACGCTCAGCACTCGTAATATATTCATATTCCATTTCAGACTCCTTCTCAAATTGTTTAATTGAACTATTATAGATAATTTCAAACTCTTTGGGCAAGGTTAAGACGGCATCAATAAACCGATAAAGGTTGAGTATGCTTTCGCGCGCCATGCCTTTTTCGTAAAGAAAGCGCGTTAACCGATATTTATGCCGGTAACGCGCGTTCGGGTCAGTCCGCGTTTGCAACGCAGCAAGGTGCGCTGCAACCATCATGCCAAAAGTTATAGCCTGATGCCAGGCTAGATGAGTAAAGAGCTATAAGTAGGGATGCGGTTGGCGGCAGGTGAGCGCCTCGCCATCGATTTAGGTTAAAGTCTCGAATGCTAAAAGCTGCGAATGCGCAAGTGAAGCGGTAAAATCTGGCCTTCTCAAGGTCATCCATAGGCTAATGAGTCATTTGTTTGACGGGCGCAGCATAAGCTAGCGTAAAAAAGAAAGGACTCGAGGTTGAGTTAAACTGGCTAGCGGAGCCATTTTTTGACTGATGAATAAAGAGTTGCAAAAACTATATAACCCTTTCGGAGGAAGAACGTGAGTCATTTAAGCATTCGAAAAGTCGCTGTGCTTGGCGCGGGCGTAATGGGCGCCCAGATTGCCGCCCACTTAATCAATGCAAAAGTACCGGTAATGCTTTTTGACTTACCTGCTCAACCCGGGCCTAAAAATGCGATTGCCCTAAAGGCGCTCGACCATTTGCGCAAACTGAATCCAGCCCCTCTTGGCGTGAGCGATGCTGCTGTTTATATTGAGCCGGCTAACTACGA
The Mycoavidus cysteinexigens genome window above contains:
- the aspS gene encoding aspartate--tRNA ligase, with the protein product MLMRTEYCGLITEAWLGKTVSLCGWVQRRRDHGGVIFIDLRDREGLVQVVCDPDRQAMFEIAESIRNEYCVQVHGVVRARPEGAENEALISGKIEVVCEQLTVLNASVTPPFQLDDDTLSETTRLTHRVLDLRRPQMQHNLKLRYRVAMEVRRYLDEQGFIDIETPMLTKSTPEGARDYLVPSRVHPSHFFALPQSPQLFKQLLMVAGFDRYYQIVKCFRDEDLRADRQPEFTQIDCETSFLSEQEIRDLFEAMIRKVFQNAIGVDLAQPFPVMSYAEAMRRFGSDKPDLRVKLEFTELTDVMQDVDFKVFSAPANAQGGRVAALCVPQGGQLSRGEIDGYTEFVRIYGAKGLAWIKVNEAAKGREGLQSPIVKNLHDAALAEILKRTGAQDGDLIFFGADREKIVNDSLGALRLKIGHAPFGAEQGFFEPGWQPLWVVDFPMFDYDEEAARWVACHHPFTSPKDEHLDLLVTDPGRCLAKAYDMVLNGWELGGGSVRIHREEVQRKVFEALAIDAHEAQQKFGFLLEALQYGAPPHGGIAFGLDRIVTMLTGSDSIRDVIAFPKTQRAQCLLTQAPSEVDERQLRELHIRLRATEALKA
- the nudB gene encoding dihydroneopterin triphosphate diphosphatase; translated protein: MDAYKLPESALVVIHTAELEVLLIERVDHPGFWQSVTGSKDDPSEALEETARREVQEETGIVIGSAQVPRAALSDWDWQVAYEIYPIWRHRYALGVTRNTEHWFGLLVPREIEITLAPREHTAYIWLPYVEAAARCFSPSNRAAILQLPARMTPRISR
- a CDS encoding DUF502 domain-containing protein, whose protein sequence is MTLKKTALKTYFLTGLLVLVPLAITLWLLGLVIGTLDQTLTLLPEAWRPERLLGFYLPGIGAVLTLGFILLVGVFTQNFIGQTLVLWWEGLLRHIPVVGPLYASVKQVSDTLLSSNGNAFRKTLLIEYPRKGMFTIAFLTGVPGGDIVNHLKGEYASVYVPTTPNPTSGFFLIVPRADVIELDMTVDAALKYIVSMGVVAPSAPPLRPQIKPTL
- a CDS encoding acyl-CoA dehydrogenase C-terminal domain-containing protein, which translates into the protein MGQYTAPLRDMQFVLHELLDVQTELAHLPVHAGLDTETIDQVLAEAGKFCEEVLFPLNQSGDQQGCSYSNGVVTTPVGFKAAYQDYIKAGWPALACDPEQGGQGLPVFVNNALYEMLNSANQAWTMYPGLSHGAYECLHAHGTPEHKKIYLPKLVAGVWTGTMCLTEPHCGTDLGLLRTKAEVQDDGSYRINGTKIFISSGEHDLAENIIHLVLARLPGAPAGTKGISLFVVPKFVPNAEGEIGERNGVSCASIEHKMGIHANATCVINLDNAHGWLVGEPHKGLNAMFVMMNAARLGVGMQGLGLTEVAYQNSLAYARQRLQMRALNGAKAPDKAADPIIVHPDVRRMLLTQKAYAEGGRAFAYWIALLIDKERSHQDEKVRAECAEWVALLTPIVKAFLTDNACEATNLGMQVLGGHGYISEWGVEQYVRDARIGTIYEGTNTIQSLDLLGRKVLGDMGAKLKKFGALVRDFIEQEGVKPEMQEFVNPLAELGDKVQKLTMEIGMKAMGDRDEVGAAATPYLRVVGHLIFAYFWARSARVALDKQATGDPFYQAKLVTARFYFAKLLPETAWQIRSARAGAKSLMELDEALF